From Vidua chalybeata isolate OUT-0048 chromosome 25, bVidCha1 merged haplotype, whole genome shotgun sequence, one genomic window encodes:
- the RRAGC gene encoding ras-related GTP-binding protein C, which yields MALQFGGAGAPGTAEEPALVGGSFGAADSFPKDFGYGEEEEEAELEGGPGPGGPGGGAGGPGGGAGGADSKPRILLMGLRRSGKSSIQKVVFHKMSPNETLFLESTNKIYKDDISNSSFVNFQIWDFPGQMDFFDPTFDYEMIFRGTGALIYVIDAQDDYMEALTRLHITVSKAYKVNPEMNFEVFIHKVDGLSDDHKIETQRDIHQRANDDLTDAGLEKLHLSFYLTSIYDHSIFEAFSKVVQKLIPQLPTLENLLNIFISNSGIEKAFLFDVVSKIYIATDSSPVDMQSYELCCDMIDVVIDVSCIYGLKEDGTGSAYDKESMAIIKLNNTTVLYLKEVTKFLALVCILREESFERKGLIDYNFHCFRKAIHEVFEVGVASHRICNHQSSTSNMKAVTHNGTPRNAV from the exons ATGGCGCTGCAGTtcggcggggcgggcgcgccAGGCACAGCTGAAGAGCCGGCGTTGGTGGGGGGGAGCTTCGGGGCTGCGGACTCGTTCCCCAAGGACTTCGGCtacggggaggaggaggaggaggcggagtTGGAGGGAGGCCCGGGGCCCGGTGGGcccgggggcggcgcgggcgggcccggcggcggcgcgggcggggcggACTCCAAGCCCCGGATTCTGCTCATGGGGCTGCGGCGCAGCGGGAAGTCTTCCATCCAGAAG GTGGTGTTTCACAAAATGTCTCCCAATGAGACTCTGTTCTTGGAAAGTACCAACAAAATCTACAAGGATGATATTTCCAACAGTTCATTTGTGAACTTCCAAATATGGGATTTTCCTGGACAGATGGACTTTTTTGATCCAACATTTGATTATGAGATGATCTTCAGAGGAACAGGTGCTCTAATATATGTTATTGATGCCCAG GATGACTACATGGAAGCTTTAACAAGACTCCACATTACAGTTTCAAAAGCCTACAAGGTCAACCCAGAAATGAACTTTGAAGTTTTTATTCATAAAGTTGATGGTTTATCAGATGACCATAAAATAGAAACTCAGAGGGATATTCATCAGAGGGCTAATGATGATCTTACAGATGCTGGGCTTGAAAAACTTCACCTTAG CTTTTATTTGACCAGTATCTATGACCATTCAATATTTGAAGCCTTCAGTAAAGTGGTACAGAAGCTCATTCCACAACTGCCAACCCTGGAAAATCTACTTAATATCTTCATATCG aattCAGGCAttgaaaaagcttttctcttcGATGTAGTCAGCAAAATCTACATTGCAACAGACAGTTCTCCTGTGGACATGCAGTCATATGAGTTGTGCTGTGACATGATTGATGTAGTGATAGATGTTTCCTGTATATATGG GTTAAAAGAAGATGGCACTGGAAGTGCTTATGATAAAGAGTCAATGGCAATTATCAAACTCAATAACACAACAGTCCTGTACTTAAAGGAAGTAACAAAGTTTTTGGCGTTAGTTTGTATTCTTAGAGAAGAGAGTTTTGAGCGCAAAG GTTTGATAGACTACAATTTCCATTGCTTCCGCAAAGCCATTCATGAAGTTTTTGAAGTAGGTGTTGCCTCCCACAGGATCTGCAACCATCAATCAAGCACCTCAAATATGAAAGCAGTGACTCACAATGGCACACCTAGGAATGCAGTCTAG